AATTTTTTAATATTGCTTATGTAATTATAGAGGTCATTCAGAATATTTTTTCTAATCAGATACACAATCATATACCAGACAAAAAGAGCAAGCGCAGCAATGAGGACCAACGCGCCGATCTTTTCCGCGAATATCTCGGCATTTGTTCTTTCGAGAGAATATTTAATGCTCATTACCGCATATACATCCCCTGCACTTCCTTCATGGCATGATGTACATGATTCCTCTGCAGTTAATGTAGAGATTGAATGAAACACTGGGATATTATTAAACTCCTCCTCGGCAAAGAAATCCTTTTTAGAAGCAGCGACAGTCTTTTCCAGTTCATTAAGGTTCTCCGCTTTGGACTCATTAATAATTTTTGTAGGGATTATTCTTACTTCTGCAACATTATCGAGTTTTTTAACTCTCTCGACAAAAGGATCAACATCTGTAATGCCCTCTCCCATCGAAAAGAGGATCGAGTATTTCATTGTCTGACTTATTTCTTTAGCGATTTCCTGAGCACTTTCGAGTTTTGAATTCTGCGAATAGTATATTATGAAAATCAGTACCAATCCAAGTACCGCTACTAATCCGGCAGCAACCGAAAGGGATATTTTTTTAGATACGGATTTGGATACGTTTAACAAATCCATTTTGCCCTCATATAGTTGGATAATTTTTCCTTTCCGCTGCATTAATGCAGCTCTATTCTCCCCCTCGTTATATACCGATTAAAACTTATACCGGGAGCAATTCAACTTCATTATTTGCAGTAAGCGTAACTTCCAGATCAATCAGAATTAAGAGACGATCTTCAAGTTTTCCGACTGCCTTAATAAAATCGGAATTAATTCCGGTTACAATTTCCGGCGGTGTTTCAAATATGTTTTCCGGAACTCTCAAAACTTCCGTAACAGCATCAACAATAAATCCAACTGTTTTCCCGCTTACCTCAACAACAATAATCCTGGTATTTTTATCCCGTTCTTTTCTTTCAATTCCGAGTTTACATCGTAGATCGATAACCGGGATTATTTTTCCACGCAGGTTAATTACTCCATCTACGAACTCCGGTGCATTAGGAACTTTAGTAACCTGCTGCATCCTTATTATCTCCTGGACAAGAAGAATATCAATTCCAAATTCCTCATCGCCTATCATAAAGCTAACAAGCTGAAGTAATTGGCCGGAGTCCTTTTTCTGTACTTCGTTATTTGTCATATACCACCCGTCCCTTTTTATGCAATATTTTTCCGTAGAGTATTATCGAAGTTCCATTAATATTCTTTAGCATTCAAAAGGTTCAATACAATTAATTATCATAAGAAATTTTAATAGTAAGAATGTATTCAAACGGTGAGATTTAAAGCTGAAGCGACTGCGATAAGGAATTATTTTTTAAAACCAAAAGAGGGGTAGATAAAGACAGTTTATCTACCCTTATTCCGGTTTCTTAATCAGAAATTATTCATTTTCTA
This Melioribacteraceae bacterium DNA region includes the following protein-coding sequences:
- a CDS encoding chemotaxis protein CheW, producing MTNNEVQKKDSGQLLQLVSFMIGDEEFGIDILLVQEIIRMQQVTKVPNAPEFVDGVINLRGKIIPVIDLRCKLGIERKERDKNTRIIVVEVSGKTVGFIVDAVTEVLRVPENIFETPPEIVTGINSDFIKAVGKLEDRLLILIDLEVTLTANNEVELLPV